The following are from one region of the Anomaloglossus baeobatrachus isolate aAnoBae1 chromosome 1, aAnoBae1.hap1, whole genome shotgun sequence genome:
- the RPL37 gene encoding large ribosomal subunit protein eL37, translating into MTKGTSSFGKRRNKTHTLCRRCGSKAYHLQKSTCGKCGYPAKRKRKYNWSAKAKRRNTTGTGRMRHLKVVNRRFKNGFREGTTPKPKRAAVAASSSS; encoded by the exons ATG ACGAAGGGAACATCGTCATTCGGAAAGCGCCGCAATAAGACGCACACTCTGTGCCGTCGCTGCGGCTCCAAGGCCTACCATCTCCAGAAGTCCACCTGTGGAAAGTGCGGATACCCAGCCAAGCGCAAGAGAAAGT acaactgGAGTGCCAAGGCGAAGAGACGCAACACCACCGGCACCGGCCGCATGCGACATCTGAAGGTTGTGAATCGCAGATTCAA GAATGGATTCCGTGAAGGCACAACCCCCAAACCCAAGAGGGCCGCAGTGGCGGCTTCCAGCTCATCCTAA